In Acidiferrobacterales bacterium, the sequence CTGCAACAGACTTTCATAAGATATCCGATCCGGCATGAACACAACCCGGACAACCTCGTTATGGCCGGTCATTCCGGAACAGACCTCGCGATAAGTTGGATTCGGCGTGTAACCGCCCGAATACCCCACTGCGGTCACATGGACGCCGTCCAATTGCCAGAATTTTCTTTCGACGCCCCAAAAACATCCCCCTCCGAACATGGCGATACGGGAGTCCTGCGGATAAGGTTCGATCATGGACCGGCCATTCATGAAGTGATTGCCCAATATTGGAATGGATTCCGTGCGTCCGGGCAATGCCTCATTGCGGTCGGGTATTGAGGTTTTTCGATTGAAGTTAAAGAACATAAGCGGGTTCCTGCGACTGAGGTTTGAAATACAAGCGATTCGAGACGGAGTGCATGTGAAGTCTGGCAGATGCCAATTCAGATGATGCAACGCCGATATCGGTATTCAGTGGAGCTGGCGGCTCGGTTCACTGTAATTGTCATAGGTTATTGTATTGAATTGGTATTGAGCGGAAACAGTCACGCGATGTTCCTCAAATGTCTCGTGCCCAATAATGTGAATCATCCTGACACCCTCGACCAGATACAGATAGTCGGCAAGGAGCTTTCGATGACATTTTTCATAATCCACTTGCTCATTGACGATAACGAGTCGGCGGGTTCGGCAAAGTTCGACGAGTCTGTGAATTCCGGACCTGAATGCCGATGTTGACATGTAGTCGGCATATCCCCGCATTTTTCTGTGTAACGCGACATGGGGAGAATCCTCACTCTCATCCCGGGGACCTCCAAACTGATGTCCTGCCAGGTGCAACTCAATCCCGTTTGACTCCAGTACCTGTCCAAGCGCCCTCTTTCTGAAGTGGTCATTGTTACCGGCGGCGGGGAAAAGCCGGATGTCGACCACTGTATCGAGATTGCAGCGAGCCAACAGACCGATAAATTCACTGATGGTCCGATCGCCATAACCCATGGTCCAGGCAAGCATCCCGCGGTCACTCATAGCAATGTTCCCGGGCCGGAAATTCCTGATTGCGAACTGCGGCAACGTACGCACCGATCGCCGACTGGATATCGGTGCTGCCAAGCAAGAAGTTCTTGACAAACTTGGCGGACTTGCCGGGGTAAAGTCCAAGCAAGTCGTGAAGCACCATGATCTGTCCGTCGGTATGCGGCCCGGCACCGATCCCGATCACGGGAATCGACAGACTTTCTGTGATCGACTTGCCCAATGATGTCGGAACGCATTCCAGCAAGATGAAACTCGCACCCGCCTCCTCAAGCAATTTGGCCTCGGCAATCATGGTATTGGCCTTGACAGGGTCCCGCCCCTGTACCCGATAGCCACCGAGATGATTGACGGACTGTGGTGTCAACCCCATATGGGCGCAGACCGGCACGCCTCTTTCGACGAGCAGTCTTGTCGACTCCGCAAGCCATGCGCCCCCCTCCAGCTTGACGATCTGCGCGCCTTCCCGCATCAACAGTGCGGCGTTTTCCAGCGTCGCGTTTTCGGTGTAGTAACTCATGAACGGCAGATCTGCCATCAGCAAGGCGCCACGGTTGCCGCGCCGGACACAGCCGACGTGATAGGCAACCTCCTCAATCGTCACAGGCAAACTGCTGTCGTGCCCTTGAACCACCATGCCCAGGGAATCTCCGACAAGCAACAGTTCCACGCCTGACTCAGAGGCGGCAACCGCCTCACAGTATCCGTAAGCCGTAAGGCAGGCAAATTTACGACCTTCGCGCTTGTGTTGTGTGAACGTGTTGACAGTGGCTGTCATGGCGAGAAGGCTGTCCTGAAAATCGGCTCAATGACGATGGTCGTCAACCCACGCGGTGAATTCCAGCCAGTCACCCCCATATGGATGACGCTCGAAAATATCATTCACAGTGTGATGTTCGTCGGCGGATTGCGCGACGATCTGCTCAATTGTCATACCGCGTACCCTGAGCCACATCCAAACCACAATCACAACCATGACCGGATATAGCAAGTAACCAAGATTTTCCATCATCGTCGAATATCAATGTCCGGATGTTCAGCCGATCGCGTCCCCGCTATGGGACGGTTGGAATAGGCATGATAAGTGAAAACCACGGAGAGTTTTACCGAATCGGTGCGGTTTTGACCTGCGGAATGCAGCAGCCTGCAATGAAAGAACATCACGTCACCCGCATTGAGTTTGATCGACTCGGCGGACTCCATCAGGGGAACATTGCGCTCAACATCAGACCGAAAGAACAATGCAGCATCAAACTGCCCTCTGTCGAAGTCCATTCTATGCGACCCGGGAATTACCGTCAAACTGCCGTTCTCATTCGATTCTTCTCCCAGTGCCAACCATGTGGTGACAAGTTCGGGCTGATCAAAACTCCAGTAACGGATATCCTGATGCCATCCGGTCTCACTCCCGTATCCTGGGAATTTTGTCATGATACAGTTGTGATGATTCTGGCTGACCTGGATATGGGTGGTGCGCAACAGATTCATCACATGACCGGTCACGTGATCGTCAACCGCCCAGTTGCGGAACCGCGCATCTCTTGCAATCGCATGAAGCAGCCTTCGCGGCGTATCACCGCCTGGCGCCTGGCGGGAATCGGGCGCACCGGGATAATGTACATCAGCTTCATACTCGACCGGTGCCAGTGCAGGTTCAATCGACGAAAGGATTACGTCGACCATCTCCTGAAGATCACCGGCATCGCACAGATTTCTCACAATCAGATAACCGTTCTGATTGAATCTGGCCAATCCGGTCTCATCATTCAGTAACTGATCACCATGGAAATTCTGCAAATTCACATCCACCCCCGGCAGTCGCGCATGCCGTCAACCCGAAAATGCACATGCTTCAGCGTGAAACCTTTTCAGACCGCCATCTCGGTACATTTTATCGGCAATCGCGAGACTTTGACAATCGTTGTCCTCGTTCAGCTGCCGCTATCAAGCCAAAACGAGCAGACATCGGCCATGCATGCGGACTGACTTCCAGGGCCGTGCAGTGCCGATGGAGTCCGGTGTTGATTTTTTGCAGGCGACAAGTAATTGTGGTTACAATCCTGTATATCGGTGTCAGAACTTTCCGATACTGCAAGTGGCACCCTGGAATTTGCCCGGTAGATCATGATGAACGCAAATCCATCTTCCGCAATCGATCGACTGATGTGCACACTGCTCGGCAGCATTTTTGCCGCACTGCTCATAATCTCTCCGACATTCGCCTCTCAGGACTCAGATGATCTGGTTGAGGCAACGATCCAAGCGGTTGTCGGACTTCGCTCGATCGTGCCGGATTCGGCAAGGACTGCAAATTCTCTGGGAACCGAGCGCGAAGGGAGCGGAATCGTAATCGGTGACGATGGACTGGTCCTGACGATTGGATACCTCATTCTGGAAGCCTCCGATGTTGAGGTTACAGACATCCAAGGCAATTATGTGCCGGCTGAAATCGTTGCATACGACTACGACAGTGGCTTTGGTCTGGTCAGAGCGATACATTCGATGGGCATCCGAGGCATTCCGCTTGGAGAGTCCTCTCTCCTGTCACCCGACGATGCAGCATTGATCATTTCACATATCGGACCGGACTACATGCAGGTCGTGCAGATCGTTGATATAAGGGAATTTCCAGGCTACTGGGAATATCTGCTGGATCAGGCCATTTTTACCACTCCGCCGTTCAGCGGATTCGGTGGTGCGGCACTGATCAGCACCAACGGCAGATTGGTCGGTGTAGGCTCACTGATCGTCAACGATGCGACAACCATCGACGGTTCCAGACCCGTTCCAGGGAACATGTTTGTACCAATCGATTTGCTGAAACCCATTTTCAATGACCTGTTACTGCATGGACGGGCCGCCGGTGAGCAGCGGCCGTGGCTAGGAGTCTACACTGCGGTGGACCGAGGACATCTTTTCGTTTTTCGAGTGGCCTTCGACAGTCCGGCTGAAAAAGCGGGAATCAAACTCAACGACATCATCGTAGCCGTCAACGGTCAGCCGGTTTCGGGTATGGCCAGTTTCTATAAAAATGTCTGGGCGACCGGACCCGCAGGCGTTGATGTGCGCATTTCGGTCGTGCGCAACGGCATTGTCAGGGAAATTGTCGTGGAGTCCGGGGACCGATACGACTGGCTCAGAACCAATCCTACTCCACAATACTCGGCGATGCTGAACTGAAACGCATTGACCGCATCGACGCGGTTCAGCAGTCGGGCAAAGCCCAAACGCACAACGCCAAGCACGCCAATGGTGAATATGGCGACCGCTGTATATTAGGCATTAGCAAAAAAAACAGGCTCACATGCCCGCCAAGGGCATCAATATCCGTCTGCTGCAAGTATGATCAGATACAACCGGTCGGCTTCGGCAGTCCCGCATAGCGGCATGCCTGTTTTGCCGGCCCGTGTGGGAACAGCTCATAAAGATAGGGACTGTTGGCTTTTTCCCTGCCAAGCTTGTTTCCCATATGACGTACCAATATACGAATCGGTGGCGCGATTGCATATTGCGCATAATACTCCCGCACAAAGCAGATGACCTGCCAATGGTCTGGGCCCAACTCGCATCGGTCATCCTGTGCCATCTTTCGAGCCAGGTTCTCAGACCACTGCTCGGGATTGAGCAAGAAACCCTCAGGGTCTGTCGGATAGATCTTGCCGTCAAATTCCAGAGTCATGCTTTCGGTCCCTTCAGAGCCAGGAGTGTACCGCGCTGTTCCTGACCGACAGTTCCACAAACCCATCGTAATCGACGGTTCTTATGCCATCGATCAGTCTGGATTTATCAAGTCCGCGGCACTCCATATCCGGTTCCAGAACATAAATCCGGCATCTTGCCAATGCACTGTGGATCAGAAATTCAGTGTGCGTGCCGGTCATCGCTGCGTACACCGCATCCTCAATCAGAATGATGTCGCTGTTTTCGGCTGCAAGACGCAGACAACTGATCAGCGTTGTTTTTTCTGATGGGGATTTGTTGACTGTATGCAGCATCGGGTGTCGCTAGAATTGCAGGACCACATCCTGCCGATCCATCAGGACGGACAGGTCGGCCGACGAGATCGGCGTCACGGCATCGGTGTCGTCGCGGCGCGGTACCTCGATCAGATCCTGAACCGTCAAGCCACGCTTCGCCAGGGACTCTTGCTCAACATACAGATGCATCACGTCAAAATCAGGCAAGGCGCCAAAGGTCTTGGAAAAGTCTTTCATATTCAGGACCGAGGGATTCTGACCGCGTTTTAGCTGGTACACACCGTCATCGACGAAGACAACACTGACCTCCTGCTCAAACACCGCACCCGCCAAAACTACATCAAGAGCTTCGAGCGCGTATGCGGTGCCGTATGGCGCCCGGCGATTGAAATACATGATGCGTTTTTTTTGAGAAGCCATGGTCAGGCATGCAGAATATCAGTCGCCAAATACAATCGTACGATCCGCAATGATGCTGCCCTCGATAAAGTAACCGGCGCCGGCAACCTGGAACCTGCTCTCGACATTGTCGGCATTCTTACCGTATCGAAGAGCCGACTGATCGCTCAAGATACCGCGTTTCAGGGAGGCGGTGACGCATACCGCAAGATCAATTTCGTGTTCGTCAGCAAGACGTACCCATTGGCTTACAACGTCACGGTCATCAACAGGCGGTGTACTCAGACTGTTCGCGTTGTAGACTCCGTCATGGTAGAAGAACACACGAACCACTTCGTGCCCTGCACCGACTGCGGCCCTTGCAAACTGATATGCCGAGTCGGATGCCTGGTGGGTGTAAGGTCCTTCGTTGACTAGGATATTGAACTTCATAAATCAGACTGCGGATCAGGAAGACTGACTTCCTGCATCCTTACCGTAACGATCAATCCAATACGATTCATTTTACCGAATTCGAAATTTATAAATTTCGATACTGGTAAAATTTAGACATTACCGCTGACTTCAGTGCTTTACGACCTGCGTTGGCCACCACACCCGAATTCTTTGCGGAGACTCACCAATCAAGATCAAGACAACCAGACTGATCATCCTGCTTTCCGTGTTCGGCATCGTTTCGTGGCTTTTACCCCATGCGTCCGAACAGACACATGCACAATCAGCAAATATGTTCAAGTCCAAGCGGCTTGAACGGGAGAGCCGATATTTTCTGAATTTGGTTCGCAAATCTGTCGACCTGTCCGACGATACGCAGATCAACACCTATGTATACGATCTGGCGAGGAAACTCGCAAGCAACTCAAACATGGACTCCGACCCGCTCAGTTACCATGTCGCGGTCGACTCGGCAATCAACGCTTTTGCCGGCCCCGGTGCCACGTTTTTCATCAATACCGGCATCATTGAGGCAGCTGGCAACGAAGGTCAGCTGGCTTCTGTAATCGCGCACGAGCTTGCACATCACAAACAAGA encodes:
- the msrA gene encoding peptide-methionine (S)-S-oxide reductase MsrA, coding for MFFNFNRKTSIPDRNEALPGRTESIPILGNHFMNGRSMIEPYPQDSRIAMFGGGCFWGVERKFWQLDGVHVTAVGYSGGYTPNPTYREVCSGMTGHNEVVRVVFMPDRISYESLLQVFWECHDPTQGMRQGNDVGTQYRSGIYTYGSEQKAIAVESLQAYSQAIRKKGYGAITTEIVDASEFYFAEAEHQQYLGKNPHGYCGLGGTGVCYVPTQEPVSASA
- a CDS encoding DUF488 domain-containing protein; translation: MSDRGMLAWTMGYGDRTISEFIGLLARCNLDTVVDIRLFPAAGNNDHFRKRALGQVLESNGIELHLAGHQFGGPRDESEDSPHVALHRKMRGYADYMSTSAFRSGIHRLVELCRTRRLVIVNEQVDYEKCHRKLLADYLYLVEGVRMIHIIGHETFEEHRVTVSAQYQFNTITYDNYSEPSRQLH
- the panB gene encoding 3-methyl-2-oxobutanoate hydroxymethyltransferase is translated as MTATVNTFTQHKREGRKFACLTAYGYCEAVAASESGVELLLVGDSLGMVVQGHDSSLPVTIEEVAYHVGCVRRGNRGALLMADLPFMSYYTENATLENAALLMREGAQIVKLEGGAWLAESTRLLVERGVPVCAHMGLTPQSVNHLGGYRVQGRDPVKANTMIAEAKLLEEAGASFILLECVPTSLGKSITESLSIPVIGIGAGPHTDGQIMVLHDLLGLYPGKSAKFVKNFLLGSTDIQSAIGAYVAAVRNQEFPAREHCYE
- a CDS encoding phytanoyl-CoA dioxygenase family protein: MNLQNFHGDQLLNDETGLARFNQNGYLIVRNLCDAGDLQEMVDVILSSIEPALAPVEYEADVHYPGAPDSRQAPGGDTPRRLLHAIARDARFRNWAVDDHVTGHVMNLLRTTHIQVSQNHHNCIMTKFPGYGSETGWHQDIRYWSFDQPELVTTWLALGEESNENGSLTVIPGSHRMDFDRGQFDAALFFRSDVERNVPLMESAESIKLNAGDVMFFHCRLLHSAGQNRTDSVKLSVVFTYHAYSNRPIAGTRSAEHPDIDIRR
- a CDS encoding S1C family serine protease — translated: MMNANPSSAIDRLMCTLLGSIFAALLIISPTFASQDSDDLVEATIQAVVGLRSIVPDSARTANSLGTEREGSGIVIGDDGLVLTIGYLILEASDVEVTDIQGNYVPAEIVAYDYDSGFGLVRAIHSMGIRGIPLGESSLLSPDDAALIISHIGPDYMQVVQIVDIREFPGYWEYLLDQAIFTTPPFSGFGGAALISTNGRLVGVGSLIVNDATTIDGSRPVPGNMFVPIDLLKPIFNDLLLHGRAAGEQRPWLGVYTAVDRGHLFVFRVAFDSPAEKAGIKLNDIIVAVNGQPVSGMASFYKNVWATGPAGVDVRISVVRNGIVREIVVESGDRYDWLRTNPTPQYSAMLN
- a CDS encoding TusE/DsrC/DsvC family sulfur relay protein — protein: MTLEFDGKIYPTDPEGFLLNPEQWSENLARKMAQDDRCELGPDHWQVICFVREYYAQYAIAPPIRILVRHMGNKLGREKANSPYLYELFPHGPAKQACRYAGLPKPTGCI
- the tusB gene encoding sulfurtransferase complex subunit TusB; translation: MLHTVNKSPSEKTTLISCLRLAAENSDIILIEDAVYAAMTGTHTEFLIHSALARCRIYVLEPDMECRGLDKSRLIDGIRTVDYDGFVELSVRNSAVHSWL
- the tusC gene encoding sulfurtransferase complex subunit TusC, with the protein product MASQKKRIMYFNRRAPYGTAYALEALDVVLAGAVFEQEVSVVFVDDGVYQLKRGQNPSVLNMKDFSKTFGALPDFDVMHLYVEQESLAKRGLTVQDLIEVPRRDDTDAVTPISSADLSVLMDRQDVVLQF
- the tusD gene encoding sulfurtransferase complex subunit TusD, translated to MKFNILVNEGPYTHQASDSAYQFARAAVGAGHEVVRVFFYHDGVYNANSLSTPPVDDRDVVSQWVRLADEHEIDLAVCVTASLKRGILSDQSALRYGKNADNVESRFQVAGAGYFIEGSIIADRTIVFGD